In Deltaproteobacteria bacterium, the following proteins share a genomic window:
- a CDS encoding 4Fe-4S binding protein produces the protein MKGETETGGVRKTGIPSMKELRASPGYPGPELLARGPIAVIECVQDIPCNPCEAACRRGAIHVGNPITNLPVFYGEKCNGCGNCIPVCPGQAIFLVDMTYSEDRASVSFPYEFLPMPAKGDIVEGVNRAGEVVCRAEVLRVQKPKRFDHTAVITVAVPKELAMEVRSMKRLKREG, from the coding sequence ATGAAGGGTGAAACGGAGACCGGAGGGGTTCGAAAGACCGGGATCCCCTCTATGAAAGAGCTCAGAGCTTCACCGGGTTACCCGGGCCCGGAGCTCCTTGCAAGGGGGCCGATTGCCGTGATCGAGTGCGTGCAGGACATTCCCTGCAATCCCTGCGAGGCGGCGTGCCGCCGAGGTGCCATCCATGTGGGCAATCCGATTACGAACCTCCCCGTCTTCTACGGGGAAAAGTGCAACGGCTGTGGGAACTGTATCCCCGTCTGTCCCGGTCAGGCGATCTTCCTGGTGGACATGACCTATTCAGAAGACAGGGCTTCCGTCTCTTTTCCTTACGAGTTCCTCCCCATGCCCGCAAAGGGAGACATCGTCGAGGGGGTGAACAGGGCCGGTGAAGTGGTCTGCCGGGCAGAGGTATTGCGCGTGCAGAAGCCCAAGAGGTTCGATCACACCGCGGTCATCACCGTGGCAGTGCCGAAAGAGCTTGCCATGGAAGTGAGAAGCATGAAGCGACTGAAGAGAGAGGGATGA